The following coding sequences lie in one Flavobacterium sediminis genomic window:
- a CDS encoding acetyl-CoA carboxylase carboxyltransferase subunit alpha, which produces MEYLDFELPIKELEDQLDKCVVIGQESDVDVSNTCKQIEKKLEETKKNIYKNLTAWQRVQLSRHPSRPYTMDYIKALCGDSFLELFGDRGVKDDKAMVGGLGKIGDQSFMVIGQQKGFNTKTRQYRNFGMANPEGYRKALRLIKMAEKFGLPVVTFIDTPGAYPGLEAEERGQGEAIARNIFEMCRLKVPIICVIVGEGASGGALGIGVGDKVFMLENTWYSVISPESCSSILWRSWEFKEQAAEALKLTAPDMKKQKLIDDIIPEPLGGAHYDRETTFKTVEKFITKSYKELKDLSTAELTAKRMDKYCNMGEFKE; this is translated from the coding sequence ATGGAATATTTAGATTTTGAACTACCGATTAAAGAACTTGAAGATCAGTTGGATAAATGTGTGGTGATAGGGCAAGAGTCGGATGTTGATGTTTCAAATACGTGTAAACAGATTGAAAAAAAACTGGAAGAAACTAAAAAAAATATATACAAAAACTTAACGGCTTGGCAAAGAGTCCAATTATCAAGACATCCGAGTCGTCCATATACGATGGATTACATCAAAGCACTTTGTGGAGATAGTTTTTTAGAACTTTTCGGAGACAGAGGTGTAAAAGATGATAAAGCAATGGTTGGCGGGTTAGGAAAGATCGGAGATCAATCTTTTATGGTAATCGGACAGCAAAAAGGATTCAATACTAAAACACGCCAATACAGAAATTTTGGTATGGCTAATCCGGAAGGATACCGCAAGGCTTTACGTTTAATAAAAATGGCTGAAAAATTCGGATTACCTGTTGTAACATTTATCGATACACCGGGAGCCTATCCGGGATTAGAGGCAGAGGAAAGAGGGCAAGGAGAAGCAATTGCCAGAAATATCTTTGAAATGTGCCGACTTAAAGTGCCGATCATCTGTGTAATTGTAGGTGAAGGAGCATCAGGAGGAGCATTGGGAATTGGAGTCGGAGATAAAGTATTTATGTTGGAAAATACTTGGTATTCTGTAATTTCACCGGAATCATGTTCGTCTATTTTATGGAGAAGCTGGGAGTTCAAAGAGCAAGCAGCAGAAGCGTTGAAATTGACTGCTCCGGATATGAAAAAACAAAAACTAATTGACGATATTATTCCGGAACCTCTTGGAGGAGCTCACTATGACAGAGAGACTACCTTTAAAACCGTTGAAAAGTTCATTACAAAATCATATAAAGAATTAAAAGATTTATCAACAGCTGAACTTACGGCTAAAAGAATGGATAAATACTGTAATATGGGAGAATTTAAAGAATAA
- a CDS encoding DMT family transporter — MQNDNFKSYLHLHLIVFIWGFTAVLGALISLEALPLVWWRMAIATAIILLFIFWKKIPLALTKRAVFFMVLAGLVIALHWLTFFKAIKVSNVSVTLACLSTGAFFTSFLEPLLYGKKIVWYEVLFGLIVILGLYIIFNVEGDYVLGIILALTSAFLSALFSVINGKFAKEYHPATISFYELSGGVLFLSIYLLFTSGFTTAFFRLSLPDLGWLFVLASVCTAYAFIASVAVMKHLSPYTVMLTINLEPIYGIILAVIVFQEKEKMNPSFYVGALIILSTVILNAVVKNYQKKQKLKNNLN; from the coding sequence ATGCAAAACGATAATTTCAAAAGTTATTTACATCTTCATTTAATAGTTTTTATCTGGGGATTTACAGCAGTTTTGGGAGCCTTGATCTCACTGGAAGCCTTACCGTTAGTTTGGTGGCGCATGGCGATAGCTACAGCTATTATATTACTTTTTATCTTTTGGAAGAAGATCCCTTTGGCACTAACCAAGCGAGCCGTTTTTTTTATGGTGTTGGCAGGTTTGGTCATTGCCCTTCATTGGCTGACCTTTTTTAAAGCGATTAAAGTTTCTAATGTTTCGGTTACTCTGGCCTGTTTGTCTACAGGAGCTTTTTTTACCTCATTTTTAGAACCGTTATTATACGGAAAAAAAATAGTTTGGTACGAAGTGTTGTTCGGATTAATTGTTATTCTGGGATTGTATATCATTTTTAATGTGGAAGGCGATTATGTGTTGGGGATAATTTTAGCTTTGACTTCCGCTTTCTTATCAGCATTGTTTTCTGTGATAAACGGGAAATTTGCGAAGGAATACCATCCGGCAACGATTTCATTTTATGAATTATCAGGAGGTGTTCTCTTTTTGTCGATCTATCTTTTATTTACTTCGGGTTTTACCACAGCATTCTTCCGGTTATCGCTTCCCGATTTGGGATGGCTATTTGTTTTAGCATCTGTTTGTACAGCCTATGCTTTTATAGCTTCTGTAGCCGTGATGAAACATTTAAGTCCATATACAGTGATGCTTACAATCAATCTGGAGCCTATTTACGGAATTATTTTAGCAGTTATAGTGTTTCAGGAAAAAGAAAAAATGAATCCGTCTTTTTATGTTGGAGCATTGATTATTTTGTCGACAGTGATCCTGAATGCAGTCGTTAAAAATTATCAGAAAAAGCAAAAACTGAAAAATAACTTGAATTAA
- a CDS encoding LptF/LptG family permease — MLKIIDIYILRRYLMTFTVMLLMFIPIGIVIDVSEKVNKMIEKNIAIGDILVYYVDFTIYFANLLFPIFLFLSVIWFTSKLANNTEIIAILSSGISFQRFLRPYFIGATIVSIFALIMGFFLVPKASKGFNDFRYENLKGSNKTRETSDIFRQINKDEYIYVSNYNYLSKTGFNFVHEKFNGTQLVERVDANRIRYNEETKSYTLYNYNKRTIGEFNDVLESSSKEIKEYNFEPDDLTPVIYVAETMTIGQLNDFINKERKKGNANINTYLVVFYKKFSLPVSAFILTIIAVAVSSMKRRGGMGVNLAIGICIAFTFIFFDKVFGTMAEKSSISPLIAVWFPNTVFGILAFYLLRNAKR, encoded by the coding sequence ATGCTGAAAATAATCGACATTTATATACTACGCCGTTATCTCATGACTTTTACTGTCATGTTATTAATGTTTATTCCTATCGGGATCGTTATTGATGTTTCGGAGAAGGTCAATAAAATGATCGAGAAGAATATTGCGATCGGGGATATCTTAGTATATTATGTTGACTTCACCATTTATTTTGCCAATTTACTATTTCCTATTTTCCTTTTCTTATCGGTGATCTGGTTTACATCTAAGTTAGCTAATAATACAGAGATCATAGCAATATTAAGTTCAGGGATCTCTTTTCAACGATTTTTAAGACCATATTTTATCGGGGCAACAATAGTCTCTATTTTCGCTTTGATTATGGGTTTTTTTCTGGTTCCTAAGGCAAGTAAGGGTTTCAATGATTTCAGGTATGAGAACCTAAAAGGGAGTAATAAAACGAGAGAAACATCAGATATTTTCAGACAGATAAACAAAGACGAATATATTTATGTAAGTAACTATAATTACCTGTCTAAAACCGGATTCAATTTTGTACATGAAAAATTCAACGGGACACAATTGGTTGAGCGAGTAGATGCAAATCGTATCAGGTATAATGAAGAAACAAAATCATACACACTCTATAATTACAACAAGAGAACTATCGGTGAGTTTAACGATGTGTTAGAATCGTCGTCGAAAGAAATTAAAGAATACAATTTTGAACCGGATGATCTGACGCCGGTTATTTATGTTGCCGAAACGATGACCATAGGGCAATTGAATGATTTTATTAATAAGGAAAGAAAGAAAGGAAATGCCAATATCAATACTTATCTGGTCGTGTTTTATAAAAAATTCAGTTTGCCGGTATCGGCATTTATCCTGACGATCATTGCAGTTGCTGTTTCTTCCATGAAAAGAAGAGGAGGTATGGGAGTGAACTTAGCCATAGGAATATGTATTGCTTTTACGTTTATTTTCTTTGACAAAGTTTTTGGAACAATGGCTGAGAAGTCGAGTATTTCTCCGTTAATAGCGGTTTGGTTTCCGAATACGGTTTTTGGTATTTTAGCTTTTTACTTGTTGCGCAATGCAAAACGATAA
- the tgt gene encoding tRNA guanosine(34) transglycosylase Tgt, producing MKFDLIKKDEKSKARAGIVTTDHGVIETPIFMPVGTVASVKGVHQRELKDDINPDIILGNTYHLYLRPQTDILEKAGGLHKFMNWDRNILTDSGGYQVYSLSSNRKIKEEGVKFKSHIDGSYHFFSPENVMEIQRTIGADIIMAFDECTPYPCDYRYAKRSMHMTHRWLDRCVDHLGKVPAKYGYEQTLFPIVQGSTYKDLRQQSAEYIANVGAEGNAIGGLSVGEPAEEMYAMTEVVTAILPEDKPRYLMGVGTPVNILENIALGIDMFDCVMPTRNARNGMLFTANGIINIKNKKWEADFSPIDSMGHTFVDLEYSKAYLRHLFAANEYLGKQIATIHNLGFYLWLVREARRQILAGTFREWKDKMVIQLAQRL from the coding sequence ATGAAGTTTGATTTAATTAAGAAAGACGAGAAAAGTAAAGCAAGAGCAGGTATTGTTACTACAGATCACGGAGTGATTGAAACTCCTATTTTTATGCCTGTGGGAACTGTTGCTTCTGTAAAAGGAGTTCACCAAAGAGAATTAAAAGACGATATTAATCCTGATATTATTTTAGGAAATACCTATCATTTATACCTACGGCCACAGACTGATATTTTAGAGAAAGCCGGAGGCTTACATAAATTTATGAATTGGGATCGGAATATTTTGACGGATTCCGGTGGATATCAGGTCTATTCTTTGTCATCTAACAGAAAGATCAAAGAAGAAGGAGTCAAGTTTAAATCGCATATAGATGGATCGTATCATTTCTTTTCGCCAGAAAATGTAATGGAAATTCAGCGTACGATTGGTGCTGATATTATTATGGCATTTGACGAATGTACACCATACCCTTGTGATTACCGTTATGCGAAACGTTCTATGCACATGACGCACCGTTGGTTAGACCGTTGTGTAGATCATTTGGGAAAAGTTCCTGCGAAATACGGTTACGAACAAACCCTGTTTCCTATTGTTCAGGGAAGTACATATAAAGATCTACGTCAGCAATCGGCAGAATACATAGCAAATGTCGGGGCAGAAGGTAATGCTATAGGAGGTCTTTCTGTAGGAGAACCTGCTGAGGAAATGTATGCAATGACTGAAGTAGTAACTGCAATTTTACCGGAAGATAAACCAAGATATCTAATGGGAGTAGGAACTCCGGTGAATATCTTAGAAAATATAGCATTGGGTATTGATATGTTTGATTGTGTTATGCCCACGCGTAATGCCAGAAACGGAATGTTATTCACGGCAAACGGAATCATCAATATTAAAAATAAAAAATGGGAAGCTGACTTTAGTCCGATCGATAGCATGGGGCATACCTTTGTAGATTTAGAATATTCTAAAGCATATCTTCGTCATTTATTTGCGGCTAATGAATATTTAGGAAAACAGATAGCAACAATCCATAATTTAGGATTCTACTTGTGGTTAGTCCGTGAAGCAAGACGTCAGATCTTAGCCGGTACGTTCCGTGAGTGGAAAGATAAAATGGTAATACAACTGGCACAAAGATTATAA
- a CDS encoding transketolase, whose translation MKPNTQQLQDLTIQVRRDILRMVHAVNSGHPGGSLGCTEFLVVLYQYLMERKEGFDMDGIGEDLFFLSNGHISPVFYSVLARSGYFSVSELATFRKINSRLQGHPTTHEGLPGIRMASGSLGQGMSVSIGAALAKKLNGDNHLIYSLHGDGELQEGQIWEAAMYASAKKVDNYIATVDYNGKQIDGTTEDVLSLGNLKAKFEAFGWDVLEVKEGNNIEAIIAGMTEAKSRTGKGKPVCVLLYTEMGNGVDFMMHTHAWHGKAPNDEQLEKALAQNPETLGDY comes from the coding sequence ATGAAACCTAACACACAACAATTGCAAGATTTAACCATTCAGGTAAGACGTGATATATTACGAATGGTTCATGCCGTTAACTCAGGGCATCCGGGAGGATCACTAGGCTGTACTGAATTCTTAGTCGTATTATATCAATATTTAATGGAACGCAAAGAAGGTTTTGATATGGACGGGATCGGAGAAGATCTTTTCTTCTTGTCAAACGGACATATTTCTCCTGTATTCTACAGCGTTTTGGCCAGAAGTGGTTATTTCTCTGTTTCTGAACTGGCAACTTTTAGAAAAATAAATTCCCGCTTACAAGGGCACCCTACAACTCACGAAGGTTTACCTGGTATCAGAATGGCTTCCGGTTCGTTAGGACAAGGAATGAGTGTGTCAATCGGAGCTGCTTTAGCTAAAAAACTAAATGGTGACAATCATTTAATTTATAGCTTACACGGTGATGGCGAATTACAGGAAGGGCAAATTTGGGAAGCTGCCATGTATGCCTCTGCAAAAAAAGTAGATAATTATATTGCAACTGTTGATTACAACGGGAAACAAATAGACGGTACTACAGAAGATGTACTTTCTTTAGGAAACTTAAAAGCTAAATTCGAGGCTTTCGGGTGGGATGTTTTAGAAGTTAAAGAAGGAAATAACATTGAAGCTATCATTGCAGGCATGACCGAAGCGAAATCAAGAACCGGAAAAGGAAAACCTGTTTGTGTGTTATTATATACAGAAATGGGCAATGGTGTAGATTTCATGATGCACACCCATGCTTGGCACGGAAAAGCTCCGAACGATGAACAATTAGAAAAAGCTTTAGCTCAAAACCCTGAAACTTTAGGAGATTATTAA
- a CDS encoding transketolase family protein codes for MKKYENTGNKDTRSGFGAGLTELGQKNENVVALCADLIGSLKMDDFKKNHPERFFQVGIAEANMIGIAAGLTIGGKIPFTGTFANFSTGRVYDQIRQSVAYSDKNVKICASHAGLTLGEDGATHQILEDIGLMKMLPGMVVINPCDYNQTKAATIAIAEHHGPVYLRFGRPSVPNFTPENGEFVIGKAVMLNEGTDVTILATGHLVWEALVAAEKLEEKGISAEVINIHTIKPLDEEAILKSVAKTGCVVTAEEHNILGGLGESVSRTLIQNNPVPQEFVAVNDSFGESGTPAQLMEKYGLNADSIIKAAEKAIARKK; via the coding sequence ATGAAAAAATACGAAAATACAGGAAATAAAGATACTCGTTCAGGTTTTGGTGCCGGTTTAACCGAATTAGGACAAAAGAACGAAAATGTAGTAGCACTTTGTGCTGATTTAATCGGTTCTCTTAAAATGGATGATTTCAAGAAAAATCATCCGGAACGTTTCTTTCAGGTAGGAATTGCTGAAGCTAATATGATCGGTATTGCTGCAGGTTTAACAATTGGTGGAAAAATTCCTTTTACCGGAACATTTGCAAACTTTTCAACAGGACGTGTTTACGATCAAATCCGTCAATCAGTAGCTTATTCTGATAAAAATGTAAAGATCTGTGCTTCACACGCCGGATTAACATTAGGAGAAGACGGCGCTACACACCAAATCTTAGAAGACATCGGTTTGATGAAAATGTTACCGGGAATGGTTGTTATCAACCCATGTGATTACAATCAAACTAAAGCAGCTACTATTGCTATTGCCGAACACCACGGTCCGGTTTATTTACGATTCGGACGTCCAAGTGTACCGAACTTCACTCCTGAAAACGGAGAGTTTGTAATTGGTAAAGCAGTAATGCTAAACGAAGGCACTGATGTAACCATTCTTGCGACAGGTCACTTAGTTTGGGAAGCTTTAGTTGCAGCTGAAAAATTAGAAGAAAAAGGCATTTCTGCCGAAGTAATTAACATCCATACTATTAAACCATTAGACGAAGAAGCAATTTTAAAATCCGTTGCTAAAACAGGTTGTGTAGTAACTGCTGAGGAGCACAATATTTTAGGAGGTTTAGGTGAAAGCGTATCTCGTACATTGATTCAAAACAATCCGGTTCCTCAGGAATTTGTAGCTGTAAACGACAGTTTCGGAGAAAGCGGAACTCCGGCTCAACTAATGGAAAAATACGGATTAAATGCCGATTCAATTATTAAAGCAGCCGAAAAAGCTATTGCCAGAAAAAAATAA
- a CDS encoding FKBP-type peptidyl-prolyl cis-trans isomerase: protein MDSTFVGYKGWNLKNVVFDQNDFGMWFTFPAIYSSDAVSISGFRQILSVIKTEASAVENGDGTITHNDYGNVLVFIPSGLAYFSNVATNISQYAPIAFQIKLYSREERDHEGDKVPSYMEDLNGNNDYFDDDTDGDLLPDFLDYDDDGDDFLTKDEINVDANGDLLLPFPTCTSGTPKYLDSSCH from the coding sequence GTGGATTCCACTTTTGTGGGCTATAAAGGTTGGAATCTGAAAAATGTAGTATTTGATCAGAATGATTTCGGAATGTGGTTCACTTTTCCGGCCATATATTCTTCAGATGCTGTTTCTATATCCGGATTCAGACAGATATTATCTGTAATAAAAACAGAAGCATCTGCAGTTGAAAACGGAGATGGAACGATTACTCATAATGATTATGGGAATGTTCTTGTATTCATTCCTTCCGGTTTGGCTTATTTTAGCAATGTAGCTACTAATATATCACAATATGCACCTATAGCTTTTCAGATAAAACTATATTCAAGAGAAGAGCGTGATCATGAAGGAGACAAAGTTCCCTCATATATGGAAGATCTGAATGGAAACAATGATTATTTTGATGATGATACAGATGGTGATTTATTACCTGATTTCTTGGATTATGATGATGATGGAGATGATTTTTTAACAAAGGATGAGATCAATGTAGATGCAAACGGTGATTTGTTGTTGCCGTTTCCGACTTGTACAAGTGGAACGCCTAAGTATTTGGATTCCAGTTGTCATTAA
- a CDS encoding RNA-binding S4 domain-containing protein — MRIDKYLWAIRYYKTRNMASEAIKKGHVTVNGQVAKPSREIYPMDKVSVRRDQINYLLTILDIPQSRVGAKLVDIYRKDETPQEAFAHLEMLKLSKEHYRAKGTGRPTKKDRRDIENYSDETDFSDHELE; from the coding sequence ATGAGGATAGATAAATATTTATGGGCTATACGCTATTACAAAACAAGGAACATGGCTAGTGAAGCCATTAAAAAGGGACATGTTACGGTAAACGGACAGGTAGCCAAACCTTCCCGGGAAATTTACCCAATGGACAAAGTCTCAGTCAGAAGAGACCAGATCAACTATTTGTTGACGATATTAGATATTCCGCAAAGCCGTGTTGGGGCTAAATTGGTTGATATTTACAGAAAAGACGAAACGCCGCAGGAAGCCTTTGCACACCTAGAAATGTTAAAACTCAGTAAAGAACATTACCGCGCCAAAGGTACGGGCAGACCTACCAAAAAGGACAGAAGAGATATAGAGAATTATTCAGACGAAACCGATTTTTCAGACCATGAACTTGAATAG
- a CDS encoding class I SAM-dependent methyltransferase, translating into MNLNSDYWENRYLNNDIGWDTGGITTPLKEYIDQIDNKELKILIPGAGNGHEFNYLIQNGFRNTFVVDLAPTPLKRISDLHPDYSHQIIQGNFFDHQGQYDLILEQTFFCALNPDLRKDYVSKMHSLLNQNGKIAGLLFQFPLTEDGPPFGGSKEEYLDLFCNHFMIKTLENANNSIKPRAGRELFIIFEKNNRTT; encoded by the coding sequence ATGAACTTGAATAGCGACTATTGGGAAAACCGATATTTGAATAATGATATCGGTTGGGACACCGGAGGCATAACAACTCCTTTAAAAGAATATATTGACCAGATCGACAATAAGGAACTTAAGATTTTAATCCCCGGTGCAGGAAACGGACACGAATTCAATTACCTGATTCAAAATGGTTTCCGCAATACTTTTGTTGTTGACTTAGCACCTACACCTTTAAAACGAATCAGCGACTTGCATCCGGATTATTCTCATCAAATAATACAAGGGAATTTTTTTGATCACCAAGGACAATATGATTTAATACTGGAGCAAACATTTTTTTGCGCTTTAAATCCTGACTTGCGGAAAGATTATGTTTCAAAGATGCACAGTCTATTAAACCAGAACGGAAAAATAGCCGGATTGCTTTTTCAATTCCCACTAACGGAAGATGGTCCTCCTTTCGGTGGCTCTAAGGAAGAATATCTGGATTTATTCTGCAATCATTTCATGATCAAAACATTAGAGAACGCTAATAATTCCATAAAACCAAGAGCAGGAAGAGAACTGTTTATTATCTTTGAAAAAAATAACCGCACAACATGA
- a CDS encoding phosphoribosyltransferase family protein: MKNIILNHQEIKNKITRISYQILETFIDEEEIIIAGISKNGFILAQKIVAEVQKISDLKVVLCEVFIDKPEPQKPIETSLKKEEYANKGIVLVDDVLNSGTTLIYGVKHFLDVPLKKFKTAVLVDRNHKKFPVKADFKGLSLSTSLQEHVQVVFEDENDYAYLS, encoded by the coding sequence ATGAAAAACATCATTTTAAATCATCAGGAGATTAAAAATAAGATAACCAGAATCAGCTATCAGATTTTGGAAACTTTTATTGATGAAGAAGAAATCATCATAGCCGGAATCAGTAAAAACGGTTTTATTCTGGCTCAAAAAATTGTTGCTGAAGTTCAAAAGATCTCCGATTTAAAAGTTGTACTTTGTGAAGTTTTCATTGACAAACCAGAACCACAAAAACCTATTGAAACGTCACTGAAAAAAGAAGAATACGCTAACAAAGGAATTGTTCTGGTAGATGATGTATTAAATTCAGGAACTACTTTAATATATGGTGTGAAACACTTTTTAGATGTACCGCTTAAAAAATTCAAAACGGCTGTTTTAGTAGACCGGAATCACAAAAAATTCCCTGTTAAAGCCGATTTTAAAGGGCTTTCTTTATCTACCTCCCTTCAAGAACACGTACAAGTAGTTTTTGAAGATGAAAACGATTATGCTTATTTAAGTTAA